The following are encoded in a window of Impatiens glandulifera chromosome 5, dImpGla2.1, whole genome shotgun sequence genomic DNA:
- the LOC124938661 gene encoding uncharacterized protein LOC124938661, translating into MPVSESEGLSEECAEIVTTADCLDGSLMFHLVTDILGFVLFMHQQIPSPLQDICFEFDTLQTNYKELETELEHAELRASSRRKHIGRMREVKQGIKRLHKLMNSFSSFRTSLQLVISEIPAIQCVIVTLGPSPIRPLHVYELRFAHGKVTSAGDFETKSKAADGLSRKAIRSLISKGAGANSYAGPTKLFMLIKAPSSFNHPQHFLPKRDFKYNKKIVPFRLRIKCRSQDQEVSPQTADSDTNHRLNSISNDFIWFQCRHVITGIASRASPTEE; encoded by the exons ATGCCTGTGTCAGAAAGTGAAGGACTGTCGGAGGAGTGCGCGGAGATTGTTACAACAGCTGATTGTCTTGATGGTTCTTTGATGTTCCATCTCGTCACTGACATTCTAGGGTTTGTCCTCTTTATGCACCAGCAAATTCCATC GCCATTACAAGATATCTGTTTTGAGTTTGATACTCTCCAGACTAACTACAAAGAGTTG GAGACAGAACTTGAACATGCTGAATTAAGGGCATCTTCCCGGAGGAAGCATATTGGAAGGATGAGAGAGGTCAAACAAGGGATCAAAAGGCTACATAAGTTAATGAACTCATTTTCTAGCTTCCGAACATCACTACAACTTGTAATTAGTGAGATTCCTGCTATTCAATGTGTTATAGTAACCCTTGGACCAAGTCCAATACGTCCTCTACACGTTTATGAGTTGCGTTTTGCGCATGGTAAAGTTACTTCCGCTGGTGATTTTGAGACTAAAAGTAAAGCAGCAGATGGATTATCGAGAAAA GCAATTCGATCACTGATCTCGAAAGGTGCGGGAGCAAATTCTTATGCAG GTCCTACAAAGTTGTTTATGCTGATTAAAGCCCCCTCTTCTTTCAATCATCCTCAGCATTTTCTTCCCAAGCGTGATTTCAAATACAACAAGAAG ATAGTACCCTTCCGATTGCGCATCAAGTGCAGAAGCCAAGATCAGGAAGTGAGTCCTCAAACCGCTGATTCTGACACAAACCATCGATTGAACTCtatttctaatgattttatctG GTTTCAATGCAGACATGTTATTACGGGTATAGCTTCGAGGGCATCACCGACCGAGGAATGA